GGCCGGCCTGTCGGCGACGGCGAAGGCCGAGGTGGACTTTTTGCTGGAGCGGCTGGGGCGGCACGACCCGCGGGCGCGGGTGTGACGTTGCGATCAGGCGGCATCCTCCGGGTGGATGCGTAGGACGAAGCCCGCGGCGGTCGCGATGTTGACCCGCGCGTCGAGCGAGAACGTGTCGAGCTTGCCGCGCATCAGATCGTCGAGCCGCGGGCAGGTCAGGTGCAATCTGGCCGCCGCCTGTTCCTGGGATAGATCCCAGCTCCGGATCCGCTCGCGAATCTGGAGCAGCAGGTCCGCCCGTGCGGTCATGTTCGCGGCCTCCAACGGATCGTCGGTCAGGGCGTCGAAGACGTTCGCGAATGTCGCATTCGTCCTGTCGTGTCGTCACAAACATCGGACGGCACAAGGCTGGCGCGATATCCCACCCTCGACCTCATCCTGAGGTGTGGAGCGATCGACGATCGCGGAGCCTCGAAGGAGGCCTCCAGGAGTCTCAGGGCGACCTGGAGCCCTCCGCTGCGCTTCGGTACCGCAGGATGAGGTCAAGGGTGGGACACCCGAAATCTGGCATGGGGGACTGCCTACCCCGCCTCTTCCGCAGGTCCGTCCCGTGGCCGGGCGCCCTATGGCGCCCAGCCCCTCCGCTTACTTCTCCGACCCGAACACCCGCCGGAAGATCGTGTCGACGTGCTTGAGGTGGTAGCCGAGGTCGAAGCACTCGGCGATCGCCTCGGGCTTCAAGGCCGCGGTCACTTCCTTGTCGGCCTGGAGCAGGGTGAGGAAGTCGCCCTCGCCGCGCCAGACCGGCATCGCGTTGCGCTGGACCAGCCGGTAGGCGTCCTCGCGCGACACGCCGGCCTGGGTCAGCGCCAGCAGCACCCGCTGCGAGTGGACGAGGCCGCCGAGCCGGTCGAGGTTGCGCTGCATCTGCTCGGGGTAGACGAGCAGCTTGTCGACCACGCCGGTGAGGCGGGCGAGCGCGAAGTCGAGGGTCACGGTGGCGTCCGGGCCGATCATCCGCTCGACCGAGGAGTGCGAGATGTCGCGCTCGTGCCAGAGCGCCACGTTCTCCATCGCCGGCAGGGCGTAGGACCGGACCATGCGGGCGAGGCCCGTCAGGTTCTCGGTCAGCACCGGGTTGCGCTTGTGCGGCATCGCCGAGGAGCCCTTCTGGCCCTCGGAGAAGTATTCCTCGGCCTCCAGCACCTCGGTGCGCTGCAGGTGGCGCACCTCGATCGCCAGCCGCTCGATCGACGAGGCGACGACGCCGAGCACCGCGAAGAACATTGCGTGGCGGTCGCGCGGGATCACCTGCGTCGAGACCGGCTCCGGGACCAGCCCCATCTTCTCGGCGACGTATTCCTCGACCCGCGGGTCGATGTTGGCGAAGGTGCCGACCGCGCCCGAGATGGCGCAGGTCGCGACCTCGGCACGGGCCGCGACCAGGCGGGCGCGGGCGCGCTCGAACTCGGCATAGGCCTGGGCGAGCTTGAGCCCGAAGGTGACCGGCTCGGCGTGGATGCCGTGCGAGCGGCCGATGGTCGGGGTGAGCTTGTGCTCGAAGGCCCGGCGCTTGAGCGCGGCGAGCAGCCCGTCGATGTCGGCGATGAGCAGGTCGGCGGCGCGGACGAGCTGCACGTTGAGGCAGGTGTCGAGCACGTCCGACGAGGTCATGCCCTGGTGGACGAAGCGCGCCTCGGGCCCGACGATCTCGGCGAGGTGGGTCAGGAAGGCGATCACGTCGTGCTTGGTGACGCGCTCGATCTCGTCGATCCGCGCGACGTCGAACACCGCGTCGCGGCCCTTCTCCCACACCTTGGCAGCGGCCTCCTTCGGCACGACGCCGAGCTCGGCCAGAGCCGTGGTGGCATGGGCCTCGATCTCGAACCAGATCCGGAAGCGCGTCTCCGGCGACCAGATCGCCGTCATCTCGGGCCGGCTGTAGCGGGGGATCATCGTCGGGGCTCCTGCTCACGGGCGGGGTTGGGATGCCGCGACGGCTATGGGATGCGGGGCGAGAAGGCAAGGAAGGGAAGGGGGCTCGCGCCCCGCGACGGCGTGGCGGCCCGTCCGGAATCTCGTCCGGAATCTCGTCCGGAATTTCCTGGGCCGCGATCACCCCTGACGCTTTCCGGAGCACCGATCGCCGGGTGAATGCCCGCGGTTCTGTTCCGTCCTCAACTTTCAGGCGCGGTCGCTAAAATTTTAGCCGGATCCGCAGGCGGGCCTTCAAGGGCGGACCGCATTCTGCCGATGTCGTCCAAGTGGCAAGAACAAGATCGGATCGGGGCTCAAGATGGTGGATCGTCTGTCGTTCGGCGCAGCGTCGCTGCGCAAGTGCGTGATCGCGGCCGCGGCGGTCCTGCCGCTGATCGGCATGCAGGCCGCGCCCGCGCAGGCTCGCGACGGCGGGGCCATCGCGGCCGGTATCATCGGCGGGCTGGCCCTGGGCGGGCTTGCCGCCGCGGCGGCGGCCCAGCCGCGCTACGCCTCCCCGTACCCGGCTTACGGCTACCCGGCTTACGGATATCCGGCCTATGGCTACCGCCGCGTCTACTACGCGCCGGCCCGGGATTGCTGGATCCAGCGCCGCCGGGCGCGCGACGATTTCGGCAACGTCTATTACCGGCGCGTGCGCGTCTGCGGCTGAAGCCGGACGGAGATCCGAATCCCGGGTCCCGCCGCTGCGGGACCCGGGATCGGGACGGTCTAAGCAGATTTCGCAAAAGTGGTGGCCGGTTTTGCGGCAAAAATCTGCGACAAAACAAGATGCTAAGCGGACGAAGCGTTGGCCGGCCAACGCAAGTCTGCTTAGAACCGCAGGGTCAGCCCGCCATTCACCGCGTACCCGTCCCCGCCCGTCCGGGCGAAGGTGGTGCCGCCGGTCAAGGTCAGGCTCACCCCCGGCGTCACGTCGGCGGAAAGGCCCGCCTCGACGAGGCCGTAGGTGCCGCGCGCAGCCCGGCCGAGCGGGGTCAGGATCGGCAGCAGCGGGGTCGAGGTGAGGGAAGTCACCAGCGTACGGCCGCCATCCAGGAATTCGTGCTCGGCGGTGACGTTGACGAAGGCCCGCACCGGCAGGCCGACGAGGCTGAAGGGCGCGGCGCGCAGCTGCAGGCCGGCACGGCCGACGAGCGACTCGATCCCGGTGGCGCCGACGGCCTGCGTCAGCACCGGGTCGCCCCGCTCGGTATAGGCGCCGACCCGGGTGGTGGCATAGGTGAGGCCGACGATCGGCCCGAGGCGCACGGGCCCGAAGGTGTCGAACAGGTAGCCGGCCTTCGCCGCCACCGCCACGCTGTCGCCGCTGGTGGCGCCGTTCAGCGGGTCGATCACGCCGGGCCGGGTCACCGAATAGTCGTGGCGGCCATAGGCCAGGACTGCGTCGGCGAAGAGGTTCTTAGCCGTGAACGAGCCGTAGGCGGCGAAGCCGTAGCTGTCGACGTCGATCGAACCGGCGCCGCCGCGGAGGTTCGCGTGCGGGTTGGCGTAGTTGAAGGCGAAGCCGAAGCGCACGCCCGGTGCCGGGGTGGCTTCGAGGCCGATCGTGCCGCTCGGGCTGTCGTAGTCGTAGCCGGTGGCGAAGCCCCGTGTCGCCCGGCTGCCGCCGGCGTACCCGCCCTGGCCCCAGACGATCAGCGGACTCGGGCCTGCGCCGAGCGGCGCGACGCCGGTGGTGCTCAGGGCGCCCGTCGCCTCCCCGGGGCCGGGGGCGAAGAGCCGGTAGGCGTCGAGGCGCTGGAGCAGGGCGCCGGCGAAGCTCGTCGTGCCGATCTGGCCGAGCTCGGCCTGGGCGGCGATGCCGTTCGGCGCGGCCACGGCGTTCGCCATGTAGCGCGACAGGACGAGGTAGCCGCCCTCGGTCAGGTGCACCCCATCGAGGGACAGGTAGGTGTTCTGCACCGCCTTCGGGGCGGTGGCGCAGGCGGCGACGAGCGCGCAGGGCGTGCTGGTGTTGGTGAAGCCGTAGCGGCCGGGATCGGCGATGATGCGCTGGAAGATCTGGCCGTTGTCGAGGAGGAAGATCCGGGTGCCGGCGGCGGCGTAGGGCGCGAGGCCGGCCTGCAACCCGTCGAAGTAGGTGCGGGAGAAGAGGTCGGCGGCGGCGGCGTTGCCGGAGGCCGCGACCCGCGGCAGGCCGTTGAGCGTTGTGAAGCCGTTGAACACGATCGTGCTCGCGCCGGCGCCGACGAGCTGCCCCACGCTGCCGACGGCATTCGCCGCCGAGGCCCGGCCCAGCAGCGGCGCCTGGGCGATCGTGAGCCCGGAGAGCGCGGCGCCGATGCCGTCGTTGCCGCCGATGTTGATCGCCACGAGGTTGCCGGGGCGGAGGCGCTGACCGCTCGCCAGGAACGCCGCCACCTCCTGGGTCAGGCCCGGCAGCAGGCCCGAGCCGACATTGCCGGTGCCGGTCTGGGCGCCGCCGACGGCGTAATTCGCGACAGAGGAATCGGGCAGGCCGTAGATCGCCTGCAGGCCGTCGACGAAGTTGGCGCCGTTGGAGTAGCGGCCGTTCACGTAGGGAAAGCCGAGGGGCCGGCCGGTGAGGCGCACGACGTTGCCGGTATCGGCGTAGCTGTCGCCGAAGACCGTGAGCCCGGTCACCCCCTGCGCGGCGGCACCGTGCATTCCCACCAGGGCCGTGCCGGCGAGGAAAGCTGCCGTCATGCCCGCCCGCCGCAGGCGTCCGAAACCCGTCGTCATGTCGTTCCCCCGAGGCCCTGCGGCGTCGCCGCGCCGCTTTTGGGCCACAATGGGGCAGGCCGGGACCGGTCGGGTCAAGCGTCCGACGGGCGGGTTACGATGCCGAAAAGACGAGGCGGCCGGCCTGTGGCCCGGCCGCGACAGTCCCGCAGGATCAGGCCTCCTCCACCCGGGCCCAGCCGTTCGGCATCAGCCGTTCCTGGGGGGTGAACTTCGCCTTGTACTGCATCTTGCGCGACCCCTCGACCCAGTAGCCGAGATAGAGGTAGGGCAGCCCGAGGCTGCGGGCGCGCTCGATGTGGTCGAGGATCATGAAGGTGCCGAGCGAGCGCTCGGCCTCGACGGGATCGTAGAACGAGTAGACCATCGACAGCCCGTCGGAGAGCACGTCGGTGAGGCAGATGGCGACTGGCGCGCCGGTGCCGCGGCCGTTGATCGCGGTGTCGGGACCGCGCTTGCGGTAGACCACGAGGTGGGTCTCGACGTGGCTGTCCTCCACCATCATGGCGTAGTCGAGCACCGTCATGTCGACCATGCCGCCGTCGCCGTGGCGGGCATCGAGGTAGCGGCGAAACAGCGCGTATTGCTCCGAGGCCGGGCGGTTGGCCTGGGCCTGCCCGACGAGGTCGCGGTTGCGCTTCAGCACCCGGCGCTGGCTGTCGCTCGGCGAAAAGTCGTCCACCACGACCCGCACCGAGATGCAGGCGCGGCAGGTCTCGCAGGCTGGCCGGTAGGCGATGGTCTGCGAGCGGCGAAAGCCGCCCTGGGTCAGGATCTCGTTGAGGTCGCGGGCGCGCCGGCCGACGAGATGCGTGAAGACCTTCCGCTCCTGCTGCCCGGGCAGGTAGGGGCACGGTGAGGGCGCCGTGAGGTAGAACTGCGGTGCGTCCCGCGGATGGCTGGTCACGCTTCGGTGTTCTCGCAGGCAGGGACCGGCGCGGCGCCGGGAAGGCCAGGATAGCACCGGCGCGGCCCGCCTCAACAGGGGCGGGCCGCGCCGGCGAGAAATCCTGACAGTTAAGCGCGACAGGGGCCGAAGGTTGCAACCGGAAGGGTGCGCTCTCGCGCTCCTCACGCCTCGCGGACGACCGCGAGGTCGAGGACGAGGTCGTGGCCCATGCGCCGGTCGGCCCGCACTACGCCGATGCCGATGTCGAGCACCCAGAGCAGGAAGGTCGACAGCGCGACGTAGAACAGCAGCGCGTGCACGCCGGCGGTGATCCAGTCGATCGGACCGCCGGTCGTCGCCCGCACCGCCCGCAGCCCCATCATCCGCATGCCCAGCGTGCTCTGGCGCGGGCCGCCGACGGTGATCGCGCTGTAGAGGATGCCGCTCGCCGGCAGGATCGCGTAGAGCGCCCAGCCGACCCCGAAGGTGATGACCCCGAGGAGCGAGATCGCCAGCCACAGGAGGCAGCTGAAGCCGAAGATGAAGAGGATGTCGAGCAGGTAGGCGATGAAGCGCCGCGACAGCGAGCCGTGCGCCACCAGCACCGGCGGCCCGGCCCAGCCGGGGCCGGACGGGGGCAGGGGGCCGCCGTAGCCGGATTGGTAGGGTCCGCCCTGATAGGGGCCGTTCTGCCAGGAATTCGCCATCGCGTCCGTCTCCGCCGTATCGCCCGTTGGGTAAGGTGGGGGGAGGGCTGGTGCGCCTCAAGGGCCGGAAAAAATCGGTTTCTACCCTCAGAGGCCGTCCTGCTCCGCCCGTGAAATGTCCGCTGTATGTAACGTTCGATTGATGGCGTTGAAATTATAATAGTTCATGGTTGAATATTTAATTATATATTTTATTTGAAATATATGCAACTTTTTTAATGGGCATCTTGAAGCATTGACTGTTGAAATCGAATGTATAATTGTTATAACGTGATAAATTCATCATATGGACCAACTAATTTGCGGATTTTTGGCACATTTGATAAATTTCCTAGTTGTAAGCCTTCACATTTAACGCATACGGTAGTAATTGCTAATTTGCATCAACAACGTAAGGGACTCAGAGATGTTCGGCCGCCTTCTTTTAATTCAGGGGTGGATTGGACTTGAGCAACGGCAGTGATTTGACTCCTCCGCTGCAAGGAGGCGGTAGCGGTGGATTGAGCACGCTGCAGCCTATGCAGCCGCCTTCCACTCAAGCCACTGGAATTCTTGCTCCCGTAGTTTTGGAGATTGATGACGAGACGATCACGGTTTTCGTTCCGGTTGCAGAGAAGCATTCTCTAAGGCAGAGGTTCAGAGCCCTCGCGCGCAGAGAAAAGCGACGTGCCGCCGATGCAGGAAATGCAGCTCAAACTGCGCAGCAGATCGGTATCGGAATTGGTGGTACGCTTGGGACTGGCGGTTTGATAGCTCTGGCAACCGCGACTGGGCCACTTACCGCTGCCGGTATACTGGCGACCGTCGCCGGTGTCATAATAGCTGCGGTAGGTTTGGTCGCATCGCATGAAATGAACAGTAGGAAGCTTGCTCATCAAGAGTGGGCGGAAGAATATCAGGAAAAAGTGGAGGATTTAAGATGATCCACTCAGAGATTCCGCGTGTTCTAAATCTTGGCGACCCATTTATCGCTTTATTTATAATCGTAATGATATCTATTGTGTCTATTTTATCATGCTTATATATAATTTTACTTTTGAAAAGAACCGGTTATGATATGCGAAGCAGCGAAAGAGATAGAAGATCGCTCGTGATATTTATGGAAAATCGTGACTCATATCGCTCAGATTATGATCGGCGGGGAACTCGATGATAAATAGGGATATATTTCTAGGCGTCATGATAAAAATCGATGATTTTTGACGGACTAAAAATATTTTAGAATACTCAGATTTAAACTGTTTTTATCCGTGCATTTTATCAACCCGCCGCCGCATTCCCATGCGGCCCGATCCGCCGCGGCTCCAGCCCCTCGCGGCTGAGCGTATCGAGGATCTCGGCGGTGTGGCCGGGGCCGCGCGTCTCGATCGTCACGTCGATCGAGACGCTTTTGGCCGGCACGTCGAGATGGAGGCGGCCGTGCGAGACCTCCAGGATGTTGGCGCCGAGCTCGCCCAGCCGCCCGGCGACCCGGCCGAGCACGCCGGGCCGGTCGCTCGCGGTCATCCGGAACGAGATGATGCGGTCCTCGCGCTCCAGTTCGCGCACCATCACCGAGGCGAGCAGCCGTGCGTCGATGTTGCCGCCGCACAGGACGAGGCCCACGGTGCGGCCGGCAAACAGGTCGGGCCGGGCGAGCAGGGCCGCGAGGCCGGCGGCGCCCGCGCCCTCGGCGAGGCTGCGCTGGAGCGTGGCGTAGTCGTGCACCGCCCGCTCGATCTGCGGCTCGTCGACGAGGACGATCTCGCGCACGAGGTCGCGGATGATCGGCAGGGTCAGGCGGCCGACGGTCTTGACGGCGATGCCCTCGGCGAGCGTCGGGCCGCCGATCGGTCTGTCCTGCCCGTCGATGGCGTTGAGGAAGGACGGGTAGAGCGCGGCCTGGACCCCGGTGAGCGCCACCCGCGGCCGCAGGCTCGCCCCGATCGCGATGCCGCTCATCAACCCGCCGCCCCCGATCGGCACGACGAGGCAATCGAGGTCGGGCGCGTCCTCCAGCATCTCGAGGGCGATGGTGCCCTGGCCGGCCATCACCAGGGGATCGTCGTAGGGGTGGACCAGCACGAAGCCGTGCGCCTCGACCAGCCGGTCGACGGCAGAGGCCGACTCGACCAGGGTCTCTCCCTCCAGGACCACCGTGGCGCCGTGGGCGCGGGTGTTCTCGACCTTCACCAGCGGGGTCGTCGCCGGCATCACGATGGTGGCCGGGATGCCGAGGCGGCGCGCGTGGTAGGCCACCGCCTGAGCGTGGTTGCCGGCCGACATCGCCACCACGCCGCGGCTTCGCTCGGACGCCGAGAGGGCGCTCAGCCGGTTGACCGCGCCGCGCTCCTTGAAGGCGCCGGTCGCCTGCATGTTCTCGTGCTTGACGAGGACCCGCGCCCCGGTCAGCTCCGACAGGCGCGGCGCCGGCACCAGCGGCGTGCGCAGCACGTGGCCGCGGATGGTGTGGGCGGCCCGAACGACGTCGTCCGGGGTGATGGCGTAGGGCTGGCTCAAGCGCGACTCTCCGGGTGTCGGCACTGTAGGGCCCCCAAGGTTCCGCGTCAGCCCGCCCCCGGCTCGGCGAGCGCCGCGTCCGGCGTGTCGAGGTAGTAGTGCTTGAGCAGGTAGAGCGCCGCGCCGCCGACCGGGCCGCGGTCGCTCGTGAGCCCCGAGAGGTCGGTGCGGCTCATCCCGGAGAACTCGCAGACCGCGTAGCGCGGCAGCGGGCTGCGGCCCTCGCGCTCCTGCGAGAAGTCGATGCGGATGCTGCGCTCCTGCGGTCCGGCGGCCTCGCGCAACACCGCCACGCGGGCGCCCGCCGGCACCAGGGTCGGCAGGGCCCGCCGGCAGATCCGGGCCTGCTCGGCATCGGGCGTGCCGGAGCAGGCGCCGAGGCCCAGGAGACCGGCAAGGACCAGGAGGGCGGCGAGACCCGTGAGCCTCGCGCGGGAGCCCGGGCTCACCCGTCCTTTCCGTCTCACCCTTGCCGCAGCCGCTCGGCGACCCGCGGGGCGAAGTAGGTGAAGACGCCGTCGGCGCCGGCGCGCTTGAAGGCGGCGAGGCTCTCCATCATGGCGCGCTCGCCGTCGAGCCAGCCGTTCTGGGCGGCCGCCGCGATCATCGCGTACTCGCCCGAGACCTGGTAGGCGAAGGTGGGGACGGAAAAATTCTCCTTCACCCGGCGGATCACGTCGAGATAGGGCATGCCCGGCTTGACCATCACCGAGTCGGCGCCCTCGTCGAGGTCGAGGGCGACCTCGCGCAGCGCCTCGTCGGTGTTGCCGGCATCCATCTGGTAGGTGCGCTTGTCGCCGACCAGCGTGGCGTTGGTGCCGATCGCGTCGCGGAACGGGCCGTAGAAGGCGCTGGCGTACTTCGCCGCATAGGTCATGATCTGCACGTCGCGGTGCCCGGCCCGGTCGAGCCCGGCCCGGATCGCCCCGACCCGCCCGTCCATCATGTCGGAGGGGGCGATGACGTCGGTGCCGGCCT
This is a stretch of genomic DNA from Methylobacterium sp. 17Sr1-1. It encodes these proteins:
- a CDS encoding XRE family transcriptional regulator, whose translation is MTARADLLLQIRERIRSWDLSQEQAAARLHLTCPRLDDLMRGKLDTFSLDARVNIATAAGFVLRIHPEDAA
- the purB gene encoding adenylosuccinate lyase; translation: MIPRYSRPEMTAIWSPETRFRIWFEIEAHATTALAELGVVPKEAAAKVWEKGRDAVFDVARIDEIERVTKHDVIAFLTHLAEIVGPEARFVHQGMTSSDVLDTCLNVQLVRAADLLIADIDGLLAALKRRAFEHKLTPTIGRSHGIHAEPVTFGLKLAQAYAEFERARARLVAARAEVATCAISGAVGTFANIDPRVEEYVAEKMGLVPEPVSTQVIPRDRHAMFFAVLGVVASSIERLAIEVRHLQRTEVLEAEEYFSEGQKGSSAMPHKRNPVLTENLTGLARMVRSYALPAMENVALWHERDISHSSVERMIGPDATVTLDFALARLTGVVDKLLVYPEQMQRNLDRLGGLVHSQRVLLALTQAGVSREDAYRLVQRNAMPVWRGEGDFLTLLQADKEVTAALKPEAIAECFDLGYHLKHVDTIFRRVFGSEK
- a CDS encoding autotransporter domain-containing protein: MTTGFGRLRRAGMTAAFLAGTALVGMHGAAAQGVTGLTVFGDSYADTGNVVRLTGRPLGFPYVNGRYSNGANFVDGLQAIYGLPDSSVANYAVGGAQTGTGNVGSGLLPGLTQEVAAFLASGQRLRPGNLVAINIGGNDGIGAALSGLTIAQAPLLGRASAANAVGSVGQLVGAGASTIVFNGFTTLNGLPRVAASGNAAAADLFSRTYFDGLQAGLAPYAAAGTRIFLLDNGQIFQRIIADPGRYGFTNTSTPCALVAACATAPKAVQNTYLSLDGVHLTEGGYLVLSRYMANAVAAPNGIAAQAELGQIGTTSFAGALLQRLDAYRLFAPGPGEATGALSTTGVAPLGAGPSPLIVWGQGGYAGGSRATRGFATGYDYDSPSGTIGLEATPAPGVRFGFAFNYANPHANLRGGAGSIDVDSYGFAAYGSFTAKNLFADAVLAYGRHDYSVTRPGVIDPLNGATSGDSVAVAAKAGYLFDTFGPVRLGPIVGLTYATTRVGAYTERGDPVLTQAVGATGIESLVGRAGLQLRAAPFSLVGLPVRAFVNVTAEHEFLDGGRTLVTSLTSTPLLPILTPLGRAARGTYGLVEAGLSADVTPGVSLTLTGGTTFARTGGDGYAVNGGLTLRF
- a CDS encoding arginyltransferase, translating into MTSHPRDAPQFYLTAPSPCPYLPGQQERKVFTHLVGRRARDLNEILTQGGFRRSQTIAYRPACETCRACISVRVVVDDFSPSDSQRRVLKRNRDLVGQAQANRPASEQYALFRRYLDARHGDGGMVDMTVLDYAMMVEDSHVETHLVVYRKRGPDTAINGRGTGAPVAICLTDVLSDGLSMVYSFYDPVEAERSLGTFMILDHIERARSLGLPYLYLGYWVEGSRKMQYKAKFTPQERLMPNGWARVEEA
- a CDS encoding RDD family protein, whose amino-acid sequence is MANSWQNGPYQGGPYQSGYGGPLPPSGPGWAGPPVLVAHGSLSRRFIAYLLDILFIFGFSCLLWLAISLLGVITFGVGWALYAILPASGILYSAITVGGPRQSTLGMRMMGLRAVRATTGGPIDWITAGVHALLFYVALSTFLLWVLDIGIGVVRADRRMGHDLVLDLAVVREA
- a CDS encoding threonine ammonia-lyase — translated: MSQPYAITPDDVVRAAHTIRGHVLRTPLVPAPRLSELTGARVLVKHENMQATGAFKERGAVNRLSALSASERSRGVVAMSAGNHAQAVAYHARRLGIPATIVMPATTPLVKVENTRAHGATVVLEGETLVESASAVDRLVEAHGFVLVHPYDDPLVMAGQGTIALEMLEDAPDLDCLVVPIGGGGLMSGIAIGASLRPRVALTGVQAALYPSFLNAIDGQDRPIGGPTLAEGIAVKTVGRLTLPIIRDLVREIVLVDEPQIERAVHDYATLQRSLAEGAGAAGLAALLARPDLFAGRTVGLVLCGGNIDARLLASVMVRELEREDRIISFRMTASDRPGVLGRVAGRLGELGANILEVSHGRLHLDVPAKSVSIDVTIETRGPGHTAEILDTLSREGLEPRRIGPHGNAAAG